A window of the Kosakonia sp. BYX6 genome harbors these coding sequences:
- a CDS encoding BRO-N domain-containing protein, translated as MTIEKSRFNSEAALQSNSSQKDIFTVTDSDISVIRFESKKVRIVNCDGNPWFIAKDVCETLELSNHSMAIAALDDDEKGVSLTYTPGGNQNMRTVSEPGFYKLIARSRKATTAGTFVHRFTNCVFREVIPSIRKTGSYGVPFAFLNDHSKRQAACDKKANKRGKDLQACKGEKSRLIAEEAELWCKYQPQLPEVH; from the coding sequence ATGACTATCGAAAAAAGCCGATTCAATTCGGAGGCCGCCCTACAATCCAACTCCAGCCAGAAGGATATTTTCACCGTTACTGATAGCGATATTTCCGTTATCCGGTTTGAGAGTAAGAAAGTCCGCATTGTGAATTGTGACGGTAACCCGTGGTTTATTGCCAAAGACGTTTGCGAGACGCTGGAGCTTTCCAATCACAGCATGGCAATTGCCGCACTTGATGACGATGAAAAGGGGGTAAGTTTAACTTATACCCCCGGCGGTAATCAGAACATGCGGACAGTATCAGAGCCTGGCTTCTACAAACTGATCGCCCGCAGCCGCAAGGCCACCACCGCCGGAACGTTCGTCCATCGTTTCACTAACTGCGTATTCCGCGAAGTTATCCCGTCAATTCGTAAAACAGGCTCATACGGTGTTCCGTTCGCATTCCTGAACGACCACAGCAAGCGACAGGCGGCCTGTGACAAAAAGGCCAATAAGCGCGGTAAAGACCTGCAAGCCTGCAAAGGTGAAAAATCCCGTCTAATCGCCGAAGAAGCTGAATTATGGTGCAAATATCAGCCTCAATTGCC
- a CDS encoding helix-turn-helix transcriptional regulator yields MSQSLIRFAEVQKRTGYSKAWLYRLMSEQRFPAAIKIGSRSIAFIESEIDEWINQRIAESRGEVA; encoded by the coding sequence ATGTCCCAGTCATTAATTAGATTCGCCGAAGTACAAAAGCGCACTGGCTATAGTAAGGCATGGTTATATCGTCTTATGAGTGAGCAGCGTTTTCCTGCCGCAATTAAAATAGGCTCGCGCTCTATCGCTTTTATTGAAAGTGAAATTGATGAATGGATTAATCAGCGCATCGCTGAATCCCGTGGCGAGGTGGCGTAA
- the actS gene encoding amidase activator ActS: MRSPFRIAVCLAVGLLLAGCAGNTSYSGSTYTVKRGDTLYRISRMTGTSVKDLASMNGISPPYTIEVGQRLKVKGAAKASASSGKLAKVRPSSSVPQSSWPPVGQRCWRWPTTGKVILTYSTSDGGNKGIDIAGSRGQAIYAAGAGKVVYVGSQLRGYGNLIMIKHSEDYITAYAHNDTLLVNNGQSVRSGQKIATMGSTDADSVRLHFQLRYRATAIDPLRYLPPQGSVPKC, from the coding sequence ATGAGAAGCCCATTTCGTATTGCCGTTTGCCTGGCTGTTGGTTTGCTGCTGGCGGGCTGTGCCGGTAACACAAGCTATTCCGGCTCTACCTATACGGTGAAGCGGGGCGATACGCTGTACCGTATTTCGCGTATGACCGGCACCAGCGTGAAAGATCTGGCCAGCATGAACGGCATTTCGCCGCCGTACACCATTGAAGTGGGGCAACGGCTGAAAGTGAAAGGCGCGGCGAAAGCGTCGGCCTCCTCGGGGAAATTAGCCAAAGTCAGACCGTCTTCCTCTGTGCCGCAATCTTCATGGCCGCCTGTCGGGCAACGCTGCTGGCGCTGGCCAACCACCGGTAAAGTGATCCTGACCTATTCCACTTCCGACGGCGGCAATAAAGGCATTGATATTGCCGGTTCGCGCGGGCAGGCGATTTATGCCGCCGGCGCCGGGAAAGTGGTGTATGTCGGCAGCCAACTGCGCGGTTACGGCAACCTGATCATGATTAAGCACAGTGAAGATTACATCACCGCTTATGCGCACAACGATACGCTGCTGGTGAACAACGGGCAGAGCGTGAGGTCCGGGCAGAAGATTGCCACCATGGGCAGCACTGACGCGGATTCTGTGCGCCTGCACTTCCAGTTGCGCTACCGCGCGACAGCGATTGATCCGCTGCGCTATTTACCGCCGCAGGGCAGCGTACCGAAGTGTTAA
- a CDS encoding DUF554 domain-containing protein, whose amino-acid sequence MLIGPYVNGAAVIVGGLLGSLVGTRIPERVKVALPLTFGLCSVGLGINLVIKVKFMPAVVLAMVLGAVIGEAFFFEKQIGRAAGTTRGLINRIFPPVQGLTHDEFTEKFVAILVLFCASGTGIFGAMHEGMTGDPSILYIKTVLDLFTAAIFATMLGFSVMTIGIPLIIVQVALATLAVYILHMITPDMMADFSCAGGLIMVATGLRICNIKPFPVANMLPGLVLVMPFSALWAKLFA is encoded by the coding sequence ATGTTAATCGGTCCTTATGTGAACGGCGCCGCGGTTATTGTCGGCGGTCTGCTCGGTTCACTGGTTGGCACGCGCATTCCCGAGCGCGTCAAAGTGGCACTTCCCCTCACCTTTGGTCTCTGCTCCGTGGGGCTTGGCATCAACCTGGTGATCAAAGTGAAGTTTATGCCCGCAGTTGTGCTGGCAATGGTGCTGGGCGCGGTCATTGGCGAAGCGTTCTTTTTTGAAAAACAGATTGGCCGGGCCGCAGGGACTACGCGCGGTTTGATCAACCGTATTTTCCCGCCAGTGCAGGGTTTGACACATGATGAGTTCACGGAAAAATTCGTCGCGATTCTGGTGCTGTTTTGCGCCAGCGGAACGGGGATCTTCGGCGCGATGCATGAAGGGATGACAGGCGATCCGTCCATTCTGTATATCAAGACGGTGCTCGATCTGTTTACCGCCGCAATCTTTGCCACCATGCTGGGATTTTCGGTTATGACCATCGGCATTCCGCTGATCATTGTGCAGGTCGCGCTGGCAACGCTGGCGGTCTACATCCTGCATATGATCACCCCGGACATGATGGCGGACTTCTCGTGTGCAGGCGGCTTGATTATGGTGGCGACCGGGCTGCGGATTTGTAATATCAAGCCCTTTCCGGTAGCGAACATGCTTCCCGGCCTGGTACTGGTAATGCCCTTTTCCGCTCTGTGGGCCAAACTTTTTGCCTGA
- a CDS encoding tyrosine-type recombinase/integrase, whose translation MPLTDLEIRRSKPRDKPYTLNDGSGLSLLIEPNGSKGWRFRYRFDGKPKMLSLGTYPTISLNEARQKRDEAKKLVVAGINPSDVRKREKQAREEERGNTFEAIAREWYEKRTDRWSAGYAEEMMKTFETDVFPFIGGRPIAEIKPMELMGVLSRLDERGATEKLRKVRQRCGEVWRYAIVTGRAEYNPAPDLVSAFVPHKKEHYAFLKHEELPDFFKTLNTYSGSIVVKLAMRLQVLTGLRPGELRQGEWSEIDFEKRLWEVPPARMKKRRPHCVPLSDQAIAILEQLKPITGHYQFIFPGRIHHSKPMSEMAMNVLIRRIGYAGRVTGHGFRHTMSTILHEQGYNTAWIETQLAHVDKNSIRGTYNHAQYLDGRREMLQWYADYMDAQEHRENVIHGRFGQSL comes from the coding sequence ATGCCACTTACAGACCTTGAAATCAGGCGCTCTAAGCCACGCGATAAGCCCTATACACTCAATGATGGTAGCGGCCTATCTCTACTCATTGAGCCGAATGGATCGAAGGGCTGGCGGTTTCGTTATCGTTTTGACGGCAAGCCAAAAATGCTATCACTTGGAACTTACCCCACCATTTCACTCAATGAAGCAAGGCAGAAACGCGATGAGGCAAAAAAGCTGGTGGTAGCAGGCATAAACCCCAGCGATGTACGTAAGAGAGAAAAGCAGGCAAGGGAGGAGGAAAGGGGGAATACCTTTGAAGCTATCGCCCGCGAATGGTACGAAAAGCGCACTGATCGCTGGTCTGCTGGTTATGCCGAAGAAATGATGAAGACGTTTGAGACAGACGTATTCCCGTTTATTGGCGGGCGTCCTATTGCTGAAATTAAGCCGATGGAACTGATGGGCGTCCTTTCCCGGCTGGACGAACGCGGGGCGACCGAGAAGCTACGTAAAGTCCGGCAACGCTGTGGCGAAGTGTGGCGCTATGCCATCGTTACTGGTAGGGCTGAGTATAATCCCGCCCCTGATCTGGTTAGTGCTTTTGTCCCGCATAAGAAAGAGCATTATGCTTTTTTGAAACACGAAGAGTTGCCAGATTTTTTTAAAACGTTAAATACCTACAGTGGCAGCATTGTGGTTAAGCTGGCAATGCGCTTGCAGGTGCTTACAGGTTTACGCCCCGGAGAGTTACGGCAAGGGGAATGGTCAGAAATTGATTTTGAAAAACGCCTGTGGGAAGTGCCACCAGCCAGAATGAAAAAGCGTCGCCCACACTGTGTACCATTATCTGATCAGGCTATTGCCATTTTGGAGCAGCTAAAACCAATCACCGGACATTACCAGTTTATTTTCCCTGGCCGGATTCATCACAGTAAGCCGATGAGCGAAATGGCTATGAACGTACTCATACGCCGCATTGGTTATGCTGGGCGAGTGACTGGCCACGGCTTCCGCCATACCATGAGCACCATTCTCCACGAACAGGGCTATAACACCGCATGGATTGAAACGCAGCTCGCCCACGTCGATAAAAACTCTATTCGCGGCACCTACAACCATGCTCAGTATCTCGATGGTCGCCGGGAAATGCTCCAATGGTATGCCGACTATATGGATGCGCAGGAACACCGTGAAAACGTGATTCACGGGCGTTTTGGGCAATCCTTATGA
- a CDS encoding UbiX family flavin prenyltransferase has product MSTSQRIIVGISGASGFQYGVKALELLRGRSLEVHLVVSKGAEKTCELETDYALDEVMRLADVVHPIGNLGAAISSGSFKTTGMLVAPCSMRSLGSIANCLTDNLLTRAADVVLKERRRLVLLARETPLNLGHIRNMQAVTEMGGIIFPPVPALYQRPQTTDEIITHSVSRALDLFGIDVKNLPRWGEGNLSHPA; this is encoded by the coding sequence GTGTCCACATCTCAACGCATCATTGTCGGCATTAGCGGCGCTTCCGGTTTTCAGTATGGCGTTAAAGCGCTTGAGCTATTGCGCGGGCGGAGCCTTGAAGTCCATTTGGTTGTCTCGAAAGGGGCGGAAAAGACCTGCGAACTGGAAACGGATTACGCGCTTGATGAGGTGATGCGGCTTGCGGATGTGGTTCACCCCATCGGCAATCTTGGCGCCGCCATCTCCAGTGGATCGTTTAAGACGACGGGCATGCTTGTCGCGCCCTGCTCCATGCGTTCTCTGGGATCTATCGCAAACTGCCTGACGGATAATCTGCTGACCCGAGCCGCCGATGTGGTGCTGAAAGAGCGCCGTCGTCTGGTGTTGTTGGCGCGCGAAACGCCGCTTAACCTCGGCCACATTCGCAACATGCAGGCGGTGACTGAAATGGGCGGGATTATTTTCCCGCCGGTTCCGGCGCTGTATCAGCGTCCGCAAACCACAGACGAGATCATTACTCACAGCGTCAGCCGCGCGCTGGATCTGTTTGGTATTGATGTGAAAAACCTTCCGCGCTGGGGCGAGGGCAACTTGTCCCATCCCGCGTAA
- a CDS encoding UbiD family decarboxylase: MPTSKNKNASGVSDLRSALKLLKTLPGEYVETDTEVDPHAELSGVYRYVGAGGTCQRPTRKNGPVMVFNNIKGFRDISVAIGLNGSRKRVSHFLNCEPEKLGHLLKDSVQNPIAPVLTKEHAVCQEVVHLASDVNFDLRKLLPAPTNTEEDAGPYITMGLCYASDPETHESDITIHRLCVQSRDELSMWLTPGRHIDAFRMKAEAAGQPLPISISIGVDPAIEIAACFEPPTTPLGYDELSVAGALRGHAVEMVQCKTINERAIAHAEIVIEGELLPNVRLREDQNTDTGKAMPEFPGYTGEAKEALPVIKVKAVTHRYNPIWRTTVGPGEEHVNMAGIPTEASILDMVGRAMPGKLLNVFAHSAGGGKLLAVMQFKKFTPADEGRQRQAALLAFSAFPELKHVILVDEDVDIFDSDDVLWAMQTRYQGDVDTVTIPGVRCHPLDPSQIPAYSPSILQQGMSCKTIFDCTVPFHLKSHFERSKFKEVDVKRFLPDFE; encoded by the coding sequence ATGCCAACCAGCAAAAATAAAAACGCCAGCGGCGTTTCAGATTTACGCTCAGCGCTTAAATTATTGAAAACACTTCCCGGCGAATATGTTGAAACCGATACCGAAGTTGACCCGCACGCAGAACTCTCTGGTGTTTATCGCTACGTGGGCGCAGGCGGTACCTGCCAGCGTCCGACGCGCAAAAATGGCCCGGTTATGGTGTTCAACAACATCAAAGGGTTCCGGGACATTAGCGTCGCCATCGGCCTAAACGGGTCGCGCAAACGTGTCAGCCATTTCCTCAACTGCGAACCGGAAAAACTCGGTCATCTGCTGAAAGACTCGGTTCAGAACCCGATCGCGCCCGTGCTGACCAAAGAGCACGCGGTTTGCCAGGAAGTCGTACACCTTGCCAGCGACGTGAATTTCGACCTGCGCAAACTGCTGCCTGCGCCGACCAATACCGAAGAAGATGCCGGTCCGTATATCACCATGGGTCTATGCTATGCCTCCGATCCAGAAACGCATGAATCGGACATCACCATTCACCGCCTGTGTGTACAGAGCCGCGACGAACTGTCGATGTGGCTGACGCCGGGTCGCCATATCGATGCTTTTCGCATGAAGGCGGAGGCCGCAGGCCAACCGTTGCCGATCTCCATCAGCATCGGTGTCGATCCAGCCATCGAAATCGCCGCCTGCTTTGAGCCGCCGACCACGCCGCTGGGCTATGACGAACTGAGCGTTGCCGGTGCGCTGCGCGGCCACGCAGTTGAAATGGTGCAGTGCAAAACCATCAATGAACGTGCCATTGCGCATGCTGAAATCGTCATTGAAGGTGAGCTGCTGCCGAACGTGCGTCTGCGTGAAGATCAGAACACCGATACCGGCAAAGCGATGCCTGAATTCCCGGGTTATACCGGCGAAGCGAAAGAGGCGCTGCCGGTTATCAAGGTGAAAGCGGTAACTCATCGCTATAACCCCATCTGGCGCACCACTGTCGGTCCGGGCGAAGAACACGTCAATATGGCGGGGATTCCAACGGAAGCCAGTATCCTCGATATGGTGGGTCGCGCCATGCCGGGCAAGCTGCTCAATGTTTTCGCGCACTCCGCGGGCGGCGGCAAGTTGCTGGCAGTGATGCAATTCAAAAAATTCACCCCGGCGGATGAAGGCCGCCAACGCCAGGCTGCGCTGCTCGCCTTCTCGGCCTTCCCGGAACTGAAACATGTGATTCTGGTGGATGAAGACGTGGACATTTTCGACAGCGACGATGTGCTGTGGGCAATGCAAACGCGCTATCAGGGCGATGTGGATACCGTTACCATTCCCGGTGTGCGTTGCCATCCGCTCGATCCCTCGCAGATTCCGGCTTACAGCCCGAGCATTTTGCAGCAGGGCATGTCCTGCAAAACCATTTTTGACTGTACGGTGCCGTTCCATCTGAAAAGCCACTTTGAACGTTCAAAGTTCAAAGAAGTGGATGTGAAACGCTTCCTGCCAGATTTCGAATAA
- a CDS encoding LysR family transcriptional regulator translates to MDLKRLRYFCRVVEQGSVSQAAKMLNMAQPPLSKRIQELEEELQVSLFTRQGNRIEPTDAGYFLYRKACEILRQVEDTARETVAIANKEKFQLRLGLTHLFQSYFKPLLLELYKRHPDAEINISVTDSSHLETMLNEGTIDLALIQRPYRGEGFDYVSFDPVRLVAVISKQCLPEIPPDPFDYQALAAFPLVLLHRAKDAGTYEMLIDLFRKAGGNPKVIMHITQPGVILEWLESGLAAATLLPSSEVDARKLPNCHVVDVFPSPQVFYPALVKMTAMPYLPEIMEIIAQGYPIPRHHA, encoded by the coding sequence ATGGATTTGAAAAGATTGCGTTATTTTTGCCGTGTCGTCGAGCAAGGCTCGGTGAGCCAGGCGGCAAAAATGCTGAATATGGCACAGCCGCCGCTGAGCAAGCGTATTCAGGAACTGGAAGAAGAGCTGCAAGTTTCGTTATTCACGCGCCAGGGAAATCGTATCGAGCCGACCGACGCCGGTTATTTTCTTTATCGTAAAGCCTGCGAAATATTACGCCAGGTTGAAGATACCGCGCGTGAAACCGTGGCGATTGCCAATAAAGAGAAATTCCAGTTGAGACTCGGCTTAACGCATCTTTTCCAATCTTATTTCAAACCGCTATTGCTGGAGCTTTATAAACGCCACCCGGATGCGGAAATTAATATTTCAGTGACCGATTCCAGCCATTTAGAAACCATGCTGAATGAAGGCACCATCGATTTAGCTTTAATCCAGCGGCCATACCGTGGCGAAGGTTTTGATTATGTCTCGTTTGATCCGGTGCGGCTGGTGGCGGTGATCAGTAAACAGTGCCTGCCGGAAATACCGCCGGACCCTTTTGATTACCAGGCGCTGGCCGCTTTTCCGCTGGTACTGCTGCACCGGGCAAAAGATGCCGGCACCTATGAGATGCTGATTGATCTGTTTCGCAAGGCGGGCGGAAATCCGAAAGTGATTATGCATATTACTCAGCCGGGCGTGATTCTGGAGTGGCTGGAATCTGGCCTGGCGGCAGCGACGCTGCTGCCATCGTCAGAAGTCGATGCCCGCAAATTGCCCAACTGCCATGTGGTGGATGTGTTTCCGTCGCCGCAGGTGTTTTATCCGGCGCTGGTGAAAATGACGGCCATGCCCTATCTGCCGGAAATTATGGAGATCATTGCTCAGGGCTACCCGATTCCACGGCATCACGCGTGA